One window from the genome of Bacillus tianshenii encodes:
- a CDS encoding 5'-3' exonuclease H3TH domain-containing protein, with protein sequence MEKKVLLVDGMALLFRAFYATAMSGYYMINSKGIPTNAIHGFVKHLLTAKNEVEPTHIICCWDMGSKTFRTELYPDYKANRGEPPVELVPQFDLVKEVVEAFDIPNVGLEGYEADDCIGTLASIYEKEAKVTVLTGDQDLYQLITPNVEIMLLQKGYGNYKYMNEEQLLLEKELSPKQIIDLKAMMGDTSDNYPGVKGIGEKTAVKFLLKYESIDGVLSNLDSLTKAQRTKIEGNLDMLHLSRELAEIKCDVPLACSLEEGLITINESRARAKLEELEFKNIDKLMR encoded by the coding sequence ATGGAGAAGAAGGTTTTACTTGTAGATGGCATGGCTTTGTTATTCCGCGCATTTTATGCAACGGCTATGAGTGGCTATTATATGATAAATAGTAAAGGGATACCGACGAATGCTATCCATGGGTTTGTGAAGCATTTGCTGACGGCGAAAAATGAAGTGGAGCCAACCCATATTATTTGCTGCTGGGATATGGGAAGCAAAACATTTCGCACAGAATTATATCCAGACTATAAGGCAAACCGAGGTGAACCACCTGTCGAGCTCGTACCACAGTTTGACTTGGTGAAAGAAGTTGTCGAAGCATTTGATATTCCGAATGTTGGATTAGAAGGCTATGAAGCAGATGATTGTATCGGTACGTTAGCGAGTATCTATGAAAAAGAAGCAAAGGTAACAGTCTTAACAGGTGACCAAGACCTCTATCAGCTCATTACGCCTAACGTTGAAATTATGCTTTTGCAAAAAGGCTACGGAAACTATAAATATATGAATGAAGAACAATTACTTCTTGAAAAAGAGCTATCACCAAAGCAGATTATTGATCTTAAGGCAATGATGGGTGATACAAGCGATAATTATCCAGGTGTTAAAGGAATCGGTGAGAAGACTGCAGTCAAATTTCTATTAAAATACGAATCAATTGACGGTGTGCTTTCTAACTTAGATTCCCTTACAAAAGCACAGCGTACGAAAATCGAAGGTAACTTGGATATGCTGCATCTATCACGTGAGCTTGCTGAGATTAAATGTGATGTACCATTAGCTTGCAGCTTAGAGGAAGGGCTGATTACGATTAACGAGAGCAGAGCTCGGGCCAAGCTAGAAGAACTAGAATTTAAAAATATAGATAAATTGATGAGGTAA
- a CDS encoding ASCH domain-containing protein, translating into MSNQQDNNNNALPPKTCEIERLVTVPEDVEKVIAGKKTATRRNGRYADIGEVMELKGHKFVVEKVYSQTLGELTDDNAREEGYENLEEYKQSILSIHPGMPWLPHMSVWVHEFRAL; encoded by the coding sequence ATGTCAAATCAACAAGATAATAACAATAACGCACTACCACCAAAAACATGTGAAATAGAGCGTCTCGTAACAGTTCCAGAAGATGTAGAAAAAGTAATTGCTGGGAAAAAGACAGCAACACGTCGAAATGGCCGCTATGCTGATATTGGTGAAGTAATGGAGCTTAAAGGACATAAATTTGTTGTGGAAAAGGTGTATTCACAAACGTTAGGTGAATTAACAGACGACAACGCACGTGAAGAAGGCTATGAGAATCTAGAAGAGTATAAGCAATCCATTTTATCAATTCATCCAGGAATGCCGTGGCTCCCACACATGTCTGTATGGGTTCATGAGTTTCGTGCCCTCTAG
- a CDS encoding DUF2269 family protein: MIYKLILYIHIASVILAIGPFFVLIPMVKRLRGMEAEMLKVYLFPFRYAVQLTKHAGHVLFTTGILLILLGPWSWTAPWMIMTIILLASSLFFLANAFSPKIRKLTQLGQDREQTLKELSRSIWIYILLLMAVLWLMVSKPMLW, translated from the coding sequence ATGATCTATAAATTAATTCTTTACATTCATATTGCGAGTGTGATTTTGGCCATTGGTCCTTTTTTTGTGTTAATTCCAATGGTCAAAAGACTGCGCGGGATGGAAGCAGAGATGCTAAAGGTATATTTGTTTCCATTTCGGTATGCAGTCCAATTAACGAAGCATGCGGGCCATGTTCTATTTACAACGGGAATTTTGCTTATTCTGTTAGGTCCGTGGTCTTGGACAGCCCCGTGGATGATTATGACAATTATTCTGCTCGCGAGCTCTTTATTTTTTCTTGCAAATGCCTTTTCACCAAAGATTCGAAAGCTCACACAATTAGGTCAAGACAGAGAGCAAACTTTGAAAGAACTAAGCCGTTCAATTTGGATTTACATTCTTCTATTAATGGCTGTTCTATGGCTAATGGTGTCAAAGCCAATGCTGTGGTAA
- a CDS encoding MGMT family protein: MESFTDRALTIIKNIPEGKVMTYGQIAKLAGSPRGARQVVRILHSMSKKHKLPWHRVINAKGQIGLQDEASFQVQKLSLESEGVVVSDKGMINLAHFQYSPDTD; the protein is encoded by the coding sequence ATGGAATCCTTTACGGACAGAGCGCTAACAATCATTAAAAACATCCCTGAAGGAAAAGTGATGACATATGGGCAAATTGCAAAGCTGGCTGGAAGTCCTCGTGGGGCTAGGCAGGTAGTCCGAATTCTTCATTCCATGAGTAAAAAACATAAGCTTCCATGGCATCGTGTCATCAATGCTAAAGGTCAAATTGGCTTACAAGATGAAGCTTCCTTTCAAGTTCAGAAGCTTTCTCTTGAAAGTGAAGGAGTAGTAGTGAGTGACAAAGGAATGATTAACTTAGCGCACTTTCAATACTCTCCTGACACAGATTGA
- a CDS encoding sigma 54-interacting transcriptional regulator — MSVKELKKQNKELLERNKELELIFDSSFDEIFVTDGNGVTLSVNSACERYYGRPAEELIGKTGKELEEMGVFDHSVTKKVMESKKQFTMFQKTSKGRFLLVTANPVLNEDGELTRVICTSKDLTEVSRLKKKLEEMESLLEQYNDELEELKYKQSSDYIYESKKMQHVMDMIDKVAETEATVLILGESGVGKTALAKKIHKQSFRSNKKFLTVNCGALPENLIESELFGYEEGAFTGAKKGGKKGVFESADGGTIFLDEIGEIPLHLQVKLLHVLQEKKISRIGGSESIAVNVRVIVATNKSLERMVEEKTFREDLYYRLNVFPIEIPSIKERKEDILPLVNHFVDRMNHKYEKDVTLSTEVMRRLLNYDWPGNIRELENMIERLVVTAADSVLLPDELPEKLQAVPVPEEITLSEPESLKSFLDERERELFQSLYEKYQSSYKVAEVLKISQSTANRKIQKYISRK; from the coding sequence ATGAGTGTAAAGGAATTGAAAAAACAAAATAAAGAATTACTTGAACGTAATAAAGAACTCGAATTAATATTTGATTCTTCATTTGATGAAATCTTTGTCACGGATGGGAATGGCGTCACACTTAGTGTGAATTCCGCCTGTGAACGGTATTATGGAAGGCCTGCTGAAGAGTTAATCGGGAAAACGGGAAAAGAGCTTGAAGAAATGGGTGTGTTTGACCACTCTGTAACGAAGAAGGTAATGGAATCAAAGAAGCAATTTACGATGTTCCAAAAGACGAGTAAAGGGCGTTTTTTACTTGTAACAGCAAATCCGGTGCTTAATGAGGATGGGGAATTAACGAGAGTGATCTGTACCTCGAAGGATTTAACGGAAGTTTCACGGCTGAAAAAGAAGCTTGAAGAAATGGAAAGCTTGCTTGAACAATATAATGATGAGCTTGAGGAGCTGAAATATAAGCAGTCTTCAGATTACATTTATGAAAGCAAGAAAATGCAGCATGTGATGGATATGATCGATAAGGTTGCTGAAACAGAAGCGACAGTCTTAATCCTTGGAGAATCAGGTGTTGGAAAAACAGCTCTAGCGAAAAAAATCCATAAACAAAGCTTCCGCAGTAATAAAAAGTTTCTTACTGTGAATTGTGGTGCTTTGCCTGAGAACTTGATTGAATCTGAATTGTTCGGTTATGAAGAAGGAGCATTTACTGGCGCGAAAAAAGGTGGAAAAAAAGGCGTGTTCGAAAGTGCAGATGGAGGGACAATTTTCTTAGATGAGATTGGCGAAATTCCGTTGCATCTTCAAGTGAAGCTTCTGCATGTCCTACAAGAAAAGAAGATCAGTCGCATAGGTGGAAGTGAGAGCATTGCAGTAAATGTTCGAGTGATTGTAGCTACAAACAAGTCATTAGAACGTATGGTGGAGGAGAAGACATTTCGTGAAGATTTGTATTACCGTCTTAATGTATTCCCGATAGAAATTCCATCTATTAAAGAGCGCAAGGAAGATATTCTGCCATTAGTGAATCACTTTGTCGACAGAATGAATCATAAATATGAAAAAGACGTTACCCTTTCAACTGAAGTAATGCGAAGATTACTGAACTATGATTGGCCGGGTAATATTCGAGAGCTTGAAAATATGATTGAAAGGCTAGTGGTAACCGCTGCAGATTCTGTATTGTTGCCTGATGAATTACCTGAGAAGCTTCAAGCCGTTCCAGTTCCAGAAGAGATAACCTTAAGTGAACCCGAATCACTTAAAAGCTTTCTAGATGAGCGCGAAAGAGAGTTATTTCAATCCCTCTATGAGAAGTATCAATCCTCTTATAAAGTAGCGGAAGTATTAAAGATAAGTCAATCCACCGCAAATCGAAAAATCCAAAAGTATATAAGTCGAAAATGA
- the gabT gene encoding 4-aminobutyrate--2-oxoglutarate transaminase: MTTKQTKYIQLKTELPGPKSKELMKRKDENVPRGPFNTSPAFIESAEGALIKDIDGNTLIDLAGAIGSLNAGHCPPSVVKAVQAQVEKYIHPCFHVMMYEPYIQLAEKLNEITPGDSKKKTFFLNSGAEAVENAVKIARKYTGRRAVVSFDRGYHGRTLMTMSLTSKVKPYKNGFGPFAPDTYKLRHPYYYRKPEGMTNEQLDEYLLKQLNDFFLGEVPPEDVAAFIMEPIQGEGGFIIPSKNFVQKVRAICEEHGILFISDEVQTGFGRTGKMFASEHFDIEPDLITMSKSIAAGMPISAVTGKAEIMEAPNPGEIGGTYGGSPLGCVAALEVIKLLEEDGLIERANEVGAIITNRFKEMQTKYDVIGEVRGLGAMCAMEIVKDQDSKEPNKELTGKIIAECNRRGVIILGAGLYGNVIRVLSPFVITDDQLNEALDVIEDVILNLK; the protein is encoded by the coding sequence ATGACGACAAAGCAGACGAAATATATTCAACTGAAAACAGAGTTACCTGGACCGAAATCCAAAGAATTGATGAAACGGAAAGATGAGAATGTGCCGCGTGGGCCGTTTAATACATCACCGGCATTTATTGAAAGTGCTGAGGGGGCTTTAATTAAGGACATTGACGGCAACACACTCATTGACTTAGCGGGAGCGATTGGTTCATTGAATGCAGGACATTGCCCGCCGAGTGTTGTGAAAGCTGTTCAAGCACAAGTGGAGAAGTATATTCATCCATGCTTTCATGTCATGATGTATGAACCGTATATTCAACTGGCTGAAAAATTAAATGAAATTACACCAGGTGATTCAAAGAAGAAAACATTCTTCTTGAATTCTGGAGCCGAGGCAGTTGAGAATGCTGTGAAAATTGCTCGAAAATATACAGGCAGACGGGCGGTTGTTTCCTTTGACCGTGGCTATCATGGTCGTACATTGATGACAATGTCGTTAACGAGTAAAGTAAAGCCATATAAAAATGGCTTCGGTCCTTTTGCGCCGGACACGTATAAGCTTCGTCATCCTTATTACTACCGTAAGCCAGAAGGAATGACGAATGAACAGCTTGATGAATATTTGCTAAAGCAGTTAAATGACTTTTTCTTAGGAGAAGTGCCTCCTGAAGATGTAGCGGCGTTTATTATGGAGCCGATCCAAGGGGAAGGCGGCTTTATCATCCCATCTAAAAACTTTGTTCAGAAAGTTCGCGCGATTTGTGAAGAGCACGGTATTTTATTTATTTCTGATGAGGTGCAAACAGGCTTCGGACGTACAGGCAAAATGTTTGCTTCTGAGCACTTTGATATTGAGCCAGACCTTATTACGATGTCAAAATCAATCGCAGCTGGGATGCCGATTAGTGCGGTAACTGGCAAAGCTGAAATAATGGAAGCGCCAAACCCAGGGGAAATTGGCGGAACATATGGTGGAAGCCCGTTAGGCTGTGTTGCAGCATTGGAAGTGATTAAGCTTCTTGAAGAAGATGGATTGATTGAGAGAGCAAATGAAGTAGGTGCCATTATTACAAATCGCTTTAAGGAAATGCAAACGAAATATGATGTGATTGGTGAAGTGCGCGGGCTTGGGGCAATGTGCGCAATGGAAATTGTAAAAGACCAAGATTCCAAGGAGCCAAACAAGGAACTAACAGGCAAAATTATTGCTGAATGTAACCGTAGAGGTGTCATTATTCTTGGTGCAGGCTTGTATGGAAATGTTATTCGGGTATTGAGCCCATTCGTTATTACAGACGACCAGCTGAATGAAGCTTTAGATGTGATTGAAGATGTCATACTCAACTTGAAATAG
- a CDS encoding aldehyde dehydrogenase family protein — protein sequence METTVVKKDLYIGGTSVETANYTALYSPYSEEKIADIAEATVADVHYAIETALKAQTVLKKMPAHKRAVILENIARLMDERAEEAAKIIATEASKPLSTARGEVARTVQTYKFAAEEAKRISGETIPLDAAPGGENRIAYTVREPIGVVAAITPFNFPMNLVAHKVGPAIAAGNPVVLKPAEQTPLSSFFLAEIAEEAGLPAGCLNVVTGEGAVVGEALVVDERVKAVTFTGSPEVGIGIRSKAGLKKVTLELGSNSGVIVDENVDLDKMVRRAVLGSFAFQGQVCISLQRIYVHENSYDEFVEKFVAETKKLKVGDPLDEETEVAALISKKDVERTIDWIKEAVESGAELACGGTAEGNVLSPTVILQADPNVKVSCQEVFAPIVIINKISSVKQAIDYMNDSKYGLQAGIYTNDMNVGFDAVDNLEVGGVLINDIPTFRVDHMPYGGVKQSGTGREGIKYAIEEMTEMKLVIVNRN from the coding sequence ATGGAAACGACTGTTGTGAAGAAAGATCTTTATATTGGCGGGACGTCAGTGGAGACGGCTAACTATACAGCGCTGTATTCGCCTTATTCAGAAGAGAAAATTGCTGATATTGCAGAGGCTACTGTGGCTGACGTTCATTATGCGATTGAAACGGCGTTGAAAGCACAGACTGTATTAAAGAAAATGCCTGCGCATAAGCGTGCTGTCATTTTAGAGAATATTGCAAGGTTAATGGATGAGCGGGCAGAGGAAGCTGCGAAAATTATTGCAACAGAAGCTTCAAAGCCGCTTAGCACAGCAAGAGGAGAAGTAGCACGTACGGTACAAACATACAAGTTTGCGGCTGAAGAAGCGAAGCGGATCAGTGGGGAAACAATCCCATTAGATGCTGCCCCAGGTGGAGAAAATCGAATTGCCTACACAGTTCGTGAGCCAATCGGGGTGGTGGCAGCAATAACGCCGTTTAATTTTCCAATGAATTTAGTCGCGCACAAAGTCGGTCCGGCGATTGCGGCTGGAAACCCGGTTGTACTGAAGCCTGCGGAGCAAACGCCGTTGTCATCTTTCTTTCTTGCGGAAATTGCAGAGGAAGCTGGATTGCCAGCTGGTTGCTTGAATGTCGTCACTGGTGAAGGAGCGGTTGTTGGGGAAGCGTTAGTTGTAGATGAGCGGGTAAAAGCTGTCACATTTACCGGAAGCCCAGAGGTTGGAATCGGAATCCGCAGCAAGGCAGGGTTAAAGAAAGTAACACTTGAATTAGGCTCGAATTCAGGTGTTATTGTAGATGAAAATGTCGATCTCGATAAGATGGTTCGGCGTGCTGTACTCGGATCGTTTGCCTTTCAAGGACAGGTTTGTATTTCTTTGCAACGAATTTATGTGCATGAAAACAGCTACGACGAGTTTGTAGAAAAGTTTGTTGCAGAAACGAAAAAGCTGAAAGTCGGCGACCCGCTTGACGAAGAGACTGAAGTAGCCGCGTTAATTTCGAAAAAAGATGTTGAGCGTACAATTGACTGGATTAAAGAAGCTGTTGAAAGTGGAGCAGAGCTTGCATGCGGCGGGACAGCAGAAGGAAATGTTTTGTCACCGACAGTTATTTTGCAAGCGGACCCGAACGTGAAAGTGTCATGTCAGGAAGTCTTCGCCCCAATTGTGATTATTAATAAAATTTCATCTGTGAAACAAGCAATTGACTATATGAATGACTCAAAGTATGGGTTGCAAGCAGGGATCTATACAAATGATATGAATGTAGGGTTTGACGCTGTTGATAATTTAGAAGTTGGCGGAGTACTTATTAATGATATCCCAACTTTCCGTGTTGACCATATGCCGTACGGCGGCGTTAAGCAAAGTGGAACGGGTAGAGAAGGCATCAAATATGCAATTGAAGAAATGACAGAAATGAAACTAGTCATTGTTAATCGCAATTAA
- a CDS encoding carboxyltransferase domain-containing protein yields MAEKTEPTIRYEHGGDEFVFVELSESMTLEAMFKGMAITNKLSEQQLPGIIDICPGNASYMIRVNPDVLHPNDLIQELKEIEASLSDYEDIQIHSRLVDVPVLFEDPWTHEALMRFRDNHQDPESTDLEYSARINGFESKEALIQNIVDFPFLVSMLGFVPGLPFTFQLTSQDKQIEVPKYVRPRTFTPERAFGFGGAFAVIYPVQGAGGYQLFGTAAAPILDVEQKLSDFEESMVYFRQGDILRFRDISMEEYESIRADVEAGTFQYHTKELTFTPKEVMKSPEEFAEKVMGRLYNA; encoded by the coding sequence ATGGCTGAAAAGACTGAGCCAACAATCAGATATGAACATGGCGGAGATGAATTCGTGTTCGTAGAACTATCAGAGTCTATGACATTAGAAGCGATGTTCAAAGGAATGGCAATTACAAATAAACTATCAGAACAACAATTACCAGGCATCATTGATATATGTCCAGGAAATGCATCTTATATGATTCGTGTGAACCCAGATGTGCTTCATCCTAATGACCTTATTCAAGAGCTTAAAGAAATCGAAGCATCTCTTTCAGATTATGAAGACATTCAAATTCATTCAAGGCTTGTTGATGTGCCGGTGCTATTCGAAGACCCGTGGACACATGAAGCGCTAATGAGGTTTCGCGATAATCATCAAGACCCAGAATCAACAGATTTAGAATACTCCGCACGTATTAATGGCTTTGAATCGAAGGAAGCACTTATTCAAAATATAGTCGACTTTCCTTTTCTCGTCTCCATGCTAGGGTTTGTACCTGGTCTGCCTTTTACATTCCAATTAACCTCACAAGATAAGCAAATTGAGGTACCGAAATATGTGCGGCCTCGTACATTTACTCCTGAAAGGGCTTTCGGTTTTGGTGGAGCATTCGCCGTTATTTACCCAGTCCAAGGAGCGGGAGGGTACCAGTTATTTGGTACGGCAGCAGCGCCAATTCTTGATGTTGAACAGAAGCTTTCTGATTTCGAGGAATCAATGGTGTATTTCCGCCAAGGAGATATCTTAAGGTTCCGTGATATCTCAATGGAAGAGTATGAATCCATTCGAGCTGATGTTGAAGCAGGTACCTTCCAATACCATACGAAAGAGCTGACCTTTACACCAAAAGAAGTGATGAAGTCACCAGAAGAGTTTGCTGAGAAAGTAATGGGGAGGTTATACAATGCTTAA
- a CDS encoding biotin-dependent carboxyltransferase family protein encodes MLKVREPGLMTTVQDNGRNGYYAVGMPPSGAMDKYAFKVANLLVGNDENAAVLEATYLGPAIEFQETTTIAITGGEIPPKINGEQVPLWQAIAVQQGDVLSFDFVKSGARVYIAVAGGIDVPIKMDSRSTYTLCGIGGFEGRALKEGDILHVGDATNQQPALDITLADDLIPTYTNEHEIRVIMGLCSYRLTEESKQKFFDTTWTVTPDANRVGYRFKGEPLDFVPREQPFGAGSDPSNVTDLGYPIGSIQIPAGIEPIALLNDAVTGGGYATIATIISIDLFKMGQIKSNEKVRFIPVTLDEALEARKELDMQLNKVKETINR; translated from the coding sequence ATGCTTAAAGTTCGTGAACCGGGGCTTATGACGACTGTACAAGATAATGGACGAAATGGATATTATGCTGTAGGAATGCCTCCATCAGGGGCGATGGATAAGTATGCATTTAAGGTAGCAAACCTTTTGGTTGGAAATGATGAAAACGCTGCCGTTTTAGAGGCCACGTATTTAGGTCCTGCAATTGAATTTCAAGAAACGACAACCATTGCCATAACAGGTGGTGAAATTCCCCCGAAGATAAATGGTGAGCAAGTACCACTATGGCAGGCAATCGCTGTTCAACAAGGTGATGTCCTTTCGTTTGATTTTGTAAAAAGCGGTGCAAGAGTCTATATTGCTGTAGCTGGTGGAATTGACGTGCCAATCAAAATGGATTCACGCTCCACCTATACACTTTGTGGAATCGGCGGCTTCGAAGGACGTGCTCTCAAAGAAGGAGACATTCTTCATGTAGGAGATGCAACAAACCAGCAGCCTGCTTTGGATATCACATTAGCTGATGATTTAATTCCAACCTACACGAATGAACATGAAATTAGAGTGATAATGGGCTTGTGTAGCTATCGGTTAACCGAAGAAAGTAAGCAAAAGTTCTTTGACACGACATGGACGGTCACACCTGATGCAAACCGCGTTGGTTATCGTTTTAAAGGAGAACCGCTTGATTTCGTACCGAGAGAACAGCCTTTTGGTGCAGGAAGTGACCCGTCGAACGTTACTGATCTCGGCTATCCGATTGGTTCAATCCAAATTCCTGCAGGCATCGAACCAATTGCCTTACTGAATGATGCTGTAACAGGTGGCGGATATGCGACCATTGCAACCATTATCAGCATAGACCTTTTCAAAATGGGACAAATTAAATCAAATGAAAAGGTGCGTTTTATCCCTGTTACATTAGATGAAGCTTTAGAAGCGCGCAAAGAATTAGATATGCAATTAAATAAAGTAAAAGAAACAATTAATCGATAA
- a CDS encoding acetyl-CoA carboxylase, with product MSEKKAIVSAIPGVFYRKPSPEKDVYVNEGDEVKEGDIIGLVEVMKNFYEVKASDDGIVESFQVESEEVVEAGQEVAILKVNK from the coding sequence ATGAGTGAGAAAAAAGCAATCGTATCAGCAATTCCAGGTGTATTTTATCGAAAGCCAAGTCCAGAAAAGGATGTCTATGTAAATGAAGGTGATGAAGTGAAAGAAGGGGATATCATCGGTTTAGTAGAGGTAATGAAAAATTTCTACGAAGTGAAAGCGTCCGATGATGGTATTGTAGAATCCTTTCAAGTCGAGAGTGAAGAAGTGGTTGAAGCTGGACAAGAAGTAGCGATTCTTAAAGTGAATAAATAG
- a CDS encoding acetyl-CoA carboxylase biotin carboxylase subunit: MSYFKKVLIANRGEIARRIIKTCKELNIKTVAIYSDADKEAPFVKEADEAVHIGPSQAKQSYLQANKVISAAKETGAEAIHPGYGFLSENEKFARTCTEEGITFIGPSPEVISLMGSKIEARKQMEAADVPVVPGWSGKIETEEQAIEIAEDLGYPVMLKASAGGGGIGMELVKNDEELRKVFSSTMQKADSFFGDGSLFLEKWIDNPRHIEVQVACDKHGNAVHLFERECSIQRRNQKIVEESPSPFLDEELREQLCETAVRGAANINYTNVGTMEFIFDDNHNFYFLEMNTRLQVEHPVTEQVTGIDLVEWQLKIAAGEKLDVEQEDIKKHGHSLEVRLYAEDPVTFFPSPGTVNTLELPSEKIRLDFAIEQGSVVSPFYDPMVGKIISEGKTRAEAIQNMEEALNKVKVEGITTNLDLLKEIVIDDDFNKGQFTTKWIENRSKRNATV, translated from the coding sequence ATGAGTTATTTCAAGAAGGTTTTAATTGCGAATCGAGGCGAAATTGCAAGGAGAATCATTAAGACATGTAAGGAGCTTAACATTAAGACAGTTGCTATCTATTCTGATGCAGACAAAGAAGCCCCTTTTGTAAAGGAAGCAGATGAAGCTGTCCATATTGGTCCATCTCAAGCAAAGCAAAGTTATTTGCAGGCTAATAAAGTAATTAGCGCCGCGAAAGAAACCGGTGCAGAAGCTATTCACCCAGGCTATGGCTTTCTCTCTGAAAATGAAAAATTTGCTAGAACGTGTACGGAAGAAGGGATTACATTTATCGGGCCATCTCCAGAAGTGATTAGCTTGATGGGAAGCAAGATTGAAGCTAGAAAACAAATGGAGGCAGCTGATGTACCTGTTGTTCCTGGTTGGAGCGGTAAGATTGAAACAGAAGAACAGGCAATTGAAATTGCTGAGGATTTAGGTTATCCCGTTATGCTGAAAGCAAGTGCAGGCGGCGGTGGAATTGGTATGGAGCTTGTGAAAAACGATGAGGAGTTACGTAAAGTCTTCTCATCAACGATGCAGAAAGCGGATTCTTTCTTCGGAGATGGGAGCTTGTTCTTAGAAAAATGGATTGATAACCCACGTCACATAGAGGTTCAAGTGGCATGTGATAAACATGGAAATGCAGTCCATTTGTTTGAACGTGAATGCTCCATTCAACGCCGAAACCAGAAAATTGTTGAAGAAAGTCCGTCACCATTTTTAGATGAAGAGCTGCGTGAGCAATTATGTGAAACGGCAGTCCGTGGAGCGGCTAACATTAACTATACAAATGTCGGGACAATGGAGTTTATTTTTGACGACAATCACAACTTCTATTTCTTAGAAATGAATACTCGTCTTCAAGTTGAGCACCCAGTAACAGAACAAGTAACAGGAATTGATCTTGTGGAATGGCAGCTGAAAATCGCTGCTGGAGAGAAGCTTGATGTTGAACAAGAAGATATTAAGAAGCATGGTCATTCACTAGAAGTAAGGTTATATGCTGAAGATCCAGTGACATTCTTCCCGTCCCCTGGAACTGTGAACACGTTAGAACTGCCTAGTGAAAAGATCCGCCTCGACTTTGCGATTGAACAAGGAAGTGTTGTATCCCCATTCTATGACCCAATGGTAGGTAAGATTATTTCTGAAGGGAAAACACGAGCAGAAGCGATTCAAAATATGGAAGAAGCTTTGAATAAGGTAAAGGTCGAAGGGATTACGACAAATCTTGATTTGTTAAAAGAAATTGTTATAGATGATGATTTTAATAAAGGGCAATTCACGACGAAGTGGATTGAGAATCGTTCAAAACGAAATGCAACAGTTTAA
- a CDS encoding 5-oxoprolinase subunit PxpA, with translation MKIDLNCDMGESFALYEMGNDEEMMKYITSANIACGYHAGDPHTIRKTVALAKEYDVGIGAHPAFPDLMGFGRRYMNATPEEIKDYITYQLGALREFAKLYDTDIQHCKPHGALYMMAMEDEKIARAILEGLYKVDPRMIVFAMNNSAVEAVGKQMGMRIAKEVYSDREHTATGSIVLTRKGSAIADYEQMANRVVRMVKEGKVKAHTGEDADIVAETVCIHGDTPGAPELAKAITDALKKNDIQITSIKEMI, from the coding sequence ATGAAGATTGATTTAAATTGTGATATGGGCGAAAGCTTTGCACTGTATGAAATGGGCAATGATGAAGAAATGATGAAGTATATTACGTCAGCTAACATTGCTTGCGGTTATCATGCTGGTGATCCACACACAATAAGAAAAACCGTGGCATTAGCAAAAGAATATGATGTTGGAATTGGAGCACACCCCGCGTTTCCTGATTTAATGGGGTTTGGCAGAAGGTATATGAATGCAACACCAGAGGAGATTAAAGACTATATTACGTATCAGCTTGGAGCCTTAAGAGAATTTGCTAAATTATATGATACGGATATTCAACACTGTAAGCCTCATGGCGCCCTCTATATGATGGCAATGGAGGATGAAAAGATTGCAAGAGCGATTTTAGAAGGGTTATATAAGGTTGACCCGCGGATGATTGTGTTTGCGATGAATAACTCAGCAGTTGAAGCAGTAGGCAAACAAATGGGAATGAGAATTGCGAAAGAGGTATACTCAGACAGGGAGCATACAGCAACGGGTTCAATTGTTTTAACGAGAAAAGGCTCGGCGATTGCAGATTATGAACAGATGGCAAACAGGGTTGTTCGAATGGTGAAAGAAGGAAAAGTGAAGGCACATACTGGCGAAGACGCAGACATTGTAGCTGAAACAGTATGTATTCACGGAGATACACCAGGTGCGCCCGAGTTAGCAAAAGCAATCACAGACGCATTAAAGAAGAACGACATTCAGATTACTTCAATTAAAGAAATGATCTAA